In a genomic window of Pedobacter sp. KBS0701:
- a CDS encoding beta-galactosidase family protein, translating into MKPTLKHVMIKVILITCFASFGAFAQVQHTFKLADSVFLLDNKPFQIISGEMHYPRIPREAWRDRMKMAKAMGLNTIGTYVFWNVHEPQKDQFDFSGNNDIAEFVRIAKEEGLWVLLRPSPYVCAEWEFGGYPFWLQNIKGLQVRSKETQYLKEYKEYLKEIGKRLAPLQINHGGNILMVQVENEYGSYGNDKEYLKINAQLFKDAGFDGVLSTCDPVPALEGGHLAGLLPGVNGIDNPAQIRTLINKYNNGSGPYFVPEWYPAWFDWWGTKHHEVDPKTYGNKLDTALKGGISINMYMFHGGTTRGFMNGANFNDSTAYEPQISSYDYDAPLDEAGNATAKFMLFREAIKKNLPANQILPDVPGAKPAAALPAITFAKSTDIFSLIGKPKLNEQPLTFEALNQPYGFVLYSSTIKGGRKGVIKINELRDYGLVYINKKLVGVLDRRLYQDSLMLNLPVGHVQLDILVENMGRINFGPYLLKNNKGITKNVTFNGEEIKLWKMYPLPFDKIDTKKMQSKVSSQSAAALKSATFNLTKVADTYLDMRKWGKGLVWVNGHNLGKYWGIGPQQTIYLPAEWLKKGKNEIVVFELLKPAQKTLTSLNKAILNELKK; encoded by the coding sequence ATGAAACCTACCCTAAAACATGTAATGATTAAAGTAATTTTAATTACTTGTTTTGCCAGCTTTGGTGCATTCGCACAAGTTCAGCACACTTTTAAACTTGCAGACTCTGTTTTTCTGCTCGATAATAAACCTTTTCAGATCATTTCGGGAGAAATGCATTATCCCCGTATACCTAGAGAAGCCTGGCGCGACAGAATGAAAATGGCTAAAGCCATGGGTTTAAATACGATTGGTACCTATGTGTTTTGGAATGTGCACGAGCCTCAGAAAGATCAGTTTGATTTTTCTGGTAATAATGATATTGCCGAATTTGTGCGCATTGCAAAAGAAGAAGGCTTATGGGTATTGCTTCGCCCTAGTCCGTATGTATGTGCCGAATGGGAATTTGGCGGTTATCCATTTTGGTTACAGAATATTAAAGGTTTGCAGGTTAGGAGTAAAGAAACACAGTATTTAAAAGAATATAAAGAATACCTTAAAGAGATCGGTAAACGTTTAGCACCTTTGCAAATTAACCACGGTGGCAATATCTTAATGGTGCAGGTGGAGAACGAATATGGTTCTTATGGAAATGACAAAGAATACCTGAAAATTAATGCTCAGCTGTTTAAAGATGCCGGTTTTGATGGTGTACTTTCCACCTGCGATCCGGTTCCGGCACTGGAAGGCGGTCATTTGGCGGGCTTGCTTCCAGGCGTAAATGGTATCGATAATCCAGCTCAGATCAGAACATTAATTAATAAATATAACAATGGTTCCGGACCTTATTTTGTACCAGAATGGTATCCGGCATGGTTCGATTGGTGGGGTACAAAACACCATGAGGTAGATCCAAAAACATACGGCAATAAGCTGGATACAGCACTTAAAGGTGGAATTTCTATTAATATGTATATGTTTCATGGTGGTACAACCAGAGGTTTTATGAACGGGGCCAACTTTAATGATTCTACAGCTTACGAACCACAGATTAGTAGTTATGATTATGATGCACCTTTAGATGAAGCAGGTAATGCAACAGCAAAATTTATGCTTTTTCGCGAAGCGATTAAAAAGAATCTGCCTGCAAACCAGATACTTCCTGATGTACCCGGCGCTAAGCCAGCAGCGGCATTGCCTGCAATTACATTTGCCAAATCAACCGATATTTTTAGCCTGATTGGAAAACCAAAATTAAATGAACAACCACTAACCTTCGAAGCCCTTAACCAGCCCTATGGTTTTGTATTGTACAGCAGTACAATAAAAGGCGGACGCAAAGGTGTTATTAAAATCAACGAGCTGCGCGATTACGGATTAGTATATATCAATAAAAAACTTGTAGGTGTTTTAGACAGAAGACTTTACCAGGATAGTTTGATGCTTAATCTTCCTGTTGGCCATGTGCAATTGGATATCCTGGTAGAAAACATGGGGAGAATTAATTTTGGCCCTTACTTACTTAAAAATAATAAAGGGATTACTAAAAACGTAACTTTTAATGGAGAAGAAATTAAATTGTGGAAAATGTATCCATTGCCATTTGATAAAATAGATACCAAAAAAATGCAATCTAAAGTAAGTAGTCAATCTGCAGCAGCACTTAAATCAGCTACCTTTAATTTAACAAAAGTTGCCGATACTTATTTAGATATGCGCAAATGGGGGAAAGGACTGGTTTGGGTTAACGGACATAATTTAGGTAAATATTGGGGTATCGGACCGCAACAAACCATTTATCTGCCAGCAGAATGGCTTAAAAAAGGAAAGAATGAAATTGTCGTTTTTGAACTGCTTAAACCTGCGCAGAAGACGTTAACCAGTTTGAATAAAGCTATTTTAAATGAGTTGAAAAAATAA
- a CDS encoding Crp/Fnr family transcriptional regulator, with protein MNIENIYGEDKWATLGGFSPIITVFRSYHALTPEMEEIINCYTFPVRFAKNKHIASPLKYNRYIFLILEGAVHGYLKMGNKKITTWIAAENELAGTIRNLWENESSDEYIETIDPVFAIAIPHEMSKLLYENFPIANYVGRKMTEIYFQGASERAYICRLPTALKRYQRFLISYPHLINRVPLKYVASFTGMRLETLSRIRSMI; from the coding sequence ATGAATATTGAAAATATTTATGGTGAAGATAAATGGGCTACGCTTGGTGGTTTCTCGCCAATTATTACAGTCTTTAGGTCTTACCATGCACTTACTCCAGAAATGGAGGAAATTATTAACTGTTACACATTCCCTGTACGTTTTGCTAAAAACAAACATATCGCTTCGCCATTAAAATACAACCGCTACATTTTTCTTATTCTGGAAGGAGCAGTACATGGCTACCTTAAAATGGGAAATAAAAAGATTACCACCTGGATTGCTGCAGAAAATGAATTGGCAGGAACCATCAGGAATTTATGGGAGAATGAAAGCTCTGATGAGTACATTGAAACAATAGATCCGGTATTTGCGATTGCGATTCCGCATGAAATGTCGAAACTGCTTTACGAAAATTTTCCTATCGCAAACTATGTTGGTAGAAAGATGACTGAAATTTATTTTCAGGGAGCATCTGAGAGAGCCTATATCTGCAGGCTTCCTACCGCATTAAAACGCTACCAAAGGTTCCTGATTTCTTACCCACACCTGATTAACCGTGTACCATTAAAGTACGTGGCCTCATTTACGGGCATGAGGCTCGAAACATTGAGCAGAATCAGGAGCATGATTTAA
- a CDS encoding ester cyclase, with product MGTTKEFLNQFLQFINTADENLSQQLISPAAKFYVPFQADPLQGPKGYLTLIGMMRSGFPDIQWSIEDMITENDKVAVRFTMKGTHKGTFFGVPATGKPIAVSAMNFYRLSDNQIIEEIGQPDLLALMTQIGAIPQ from the coding sequence ATGGGAACAACAAAAGAATTCCTCAATCAATTTTTACAATTTATTAATACTGCTGATGAAAATTTGTCTCAACAATTAATAAGTCCAGCTGCGAAATTCTATGTGCCGTTTCAGGCTGATCCGTTGCAAGGGCCTAAAGGTTATCTAACGCTTATAGGAATGATGCGCAGCGGCTTTCCTGATATTCAATGGAGTATTGAAGATATGATCACTGAAAATGACAAAGTAGCCGTTAGATTTACAATGAAGGGAACCCATAAAGGAACTTTCTTTGGCGTACCCGCAACCGGAAAACCGATCGCAGTTAGCGCAATGAATTTTTATCGTTTATCTGACAACCAGATAATTGAAGAAATAGGACAACCTGATTTGCTAGCTTTAATGACTCAAATCGGAGCTATACCACAATAA
- a CDS encoding Crp/Fnr family transcriptional regulator, translating to MTIQPLIEYFKKYLPLNSDEIILLSERVTPRKIKRRQMILQEGFICKHYTFVEKGCFKMYGIDEKGTEHNLRFAAENDWVADLGSFYSGKPSKLFIEAIEPSTILQIEKQDLLYLFVNSPKFDRNFRVIVEEKFIELQTRLLQNFSSNAEQRYLDFLEQYTELSSRLPNAQIASYLGITPEFLSKIRKDISLK from the coding sequence TTGACGATACAACCTTTAATTGAATATTTTAAAAAGTACCTTCCTCTAAATTCCGATGAAATAATTTTGCTTTCCGAAAGAGTAACGCCAAGGAAAATAAAACGGAGACAGATGATCTTACAGGAGGGCTTTATTTGCAAACATTATACATTTGTTGAGAAAGGCTGCTTTAAAATGTATGGCATTGATGAAAAAGGGACGGAACATAATCTAAGGTTTGCAGCAGAAAATGATTGGGTTGCTGATCTGGGGAGTTTCTATTCGGGAAAACCAAGCAAACTATTCATAGAGGCAATTGAACCTTCTACCATTTTGCAAATTGAGAAGCAAGACTTGCTTTATCTTTTTGTGAATTCACCAAAGTTTGACAGAAACTTTCGGGTGATCGTGGAGGAAAAATTTATTGAACTTCAGACCCGCTTGTTACAAAATTTCAGTTCAAATGCAGAGCAACGATATTTGGATTTTCTTGAACAGTATACCGAGTTATCTTCAAGATTACCCAATGCTCAGATAGCTTCCTATTTGGGCATAACACCTGAATTTCTGAGCAAAATCAGAAAAGATATATCATTAAAATAA
- a CDS encoding DUF5712 family protein has translation MKSFSNERWRIYVIVSRKDITNRIRLSPQNTSKGKNKEHSAKLREFNRKIQLSLLMIYRILVLFLQL, from the coding sequence GTGAAATCGTTTTCCAATGAGCGTTGGAGGATTTATGTGATCGTCAGCCGTAAGGACATTACTAATAGGATTAGGCTTAGCCCCCAAAATACCTCAAAGGGAAAGAACAAGGAGCATTCTGCTAAGCTTAGGGAATTTAACCGTAAAATCCAATTATCATTGCTAATGATTTACAGAATTTTAGTTCTATTTTTGCAGCTCTAA
- a CDS encoding DUF6688 family protein, which yields MALYETQFKKFTGIEDQYGYNLSKKINNERLSNITYLLMKPLEWVFLICLYLFTQKPEYRIRKQYSMGKG from the coding sequence ATGGCTCTTTACGAAACACAGTTTAAGAAGTTTACAGGCATTGAAGACCAGTATGGATATAATTTATCAAAAAAAATCAATAATGAACGCTTATCAAATATAACATACTTACTGATGAAGCCATTAGAGTGGGTTTTTCTGATCTGTTTGTATCTTTTTACGCAGAAGCCTGAATACCGCATCAGGAAACAGTATTCAATGGGAAAAGGCTAG
- a CDS encoding SRPBCC family protein, translated as MSDNSVSLHRVIKASPEKVYRAFTEPTALASWMPPYGFLGIIHDMDVKPGGTFKMSFQNFTTGSTNAFGGEYLEVVPNELLKYTDKFEDSNLPGIIVNTIWFRKTSVGTDLKILQENIPAMIPLEMCYLGWQESLEKLIKLVEPNIPDA; from the coding sequence ATGTCAGACAACAGCGTTTCATTACACAGAGTTATTAAAGCATCCCCTGAAAAGGTTTACCGTGCTTTTACAGAGCCTACAGCACTTGCATCATGGATGCCGCCTTATGGATTTCTCGGCATCATTCATGACATGGATGTAAAGCCGGGCGGCACGTTTAAAATGTCTTTCCAGAATTTCACCACAGGAAGTACTAACGCGTTTGGTGGCGAATACTTAGAGGTTGTTCCGAATGAACTGTTAAAATACACCGATAAGTTTGAAGATTCAAATTTACCGGGTATCATCGTAAACACCATCTGGTTCAGAAAAACATCCGTAGGTACAGACCTGAAAATATTGCAGGAAAACATACCCGCGATGATACCCCTGGAGATGTGTTATCTTGGCTGGCAGGAATCCCTTGAAAAACTCATTAAACTTGTAGAGCCAAACATACCAGATGCTTAG
- a CDS encoding DUF4272 domain-containing protein — MACLVISFRNSEIHAMYGSVFVAMIHHRFKVKHMICTYYSHYIGFEKIADLLQKEFPKGILSISGPGEDKIAQLVIKGGLFSPSVTIRVSYRERAFPSYQLPEIDDSPLTANLKGLYGYITSLPASNEQLKHLLLAKVSTINSEFSVEQEPQDTKDIKPLLQKLATEFDAIIFTQPGTLISKSDGQHFLDNNLALILDTSGNSEIEKLSVSIESKYFDKEQSQLSDDQIRRKERSEALLKVRSIKVNLSLPCINAESETLIRTPKEIATRLCVLAVTNFVANNVIPADIAIAYLQQYDLWAQTTPAEKEFLGNPTEARKNTESWKSECIYTLMWALGKIDELDLPGQLCNLNDIPEQDYPVGAEKDPNTFINSISETRSAAEILDANDLYYRIDWACVDARLANVQLAEAISGVVYERHYALNWLIRYGEQDWDDVSCDT, encoded by the coding sequence ATGGCGTGTTTAGTAATAAGCTTCAGGAATAGCGAAATTCATGCCATGTATGGTTCAGTTTTTGTTGCGATGATTCATCACCGGTTCAAAGTAAAACACATGATTTGTACGTATTATTCCCACTACATTGGGTTTGAAAAAATCGCAGACCTGCTTCAGAAAGAATTCCCTAAAGGGATATTATCCATCAGTGGTCCAGGTGAAGATAAAATAGCGCAACTGGTTATAAAAGGCGGGTTATTTAGTCCATCTGTTACGATTAGAGTAAGCTATCGTGAAAGGGCCTTTCCCTCCTACCAGCTTCCGGAAATTGACGACAGTCCGCTAACGGCAAACTTAAAAGGCCTTTACGGATATATTACATCATTACCGGCATCAAATGAACAGTTGAAACATTTGCTGCTGGCTAAAGTCTCTACTATAAATAGCGAGTTTTCTGTAGAACAGGAACCGCAGGACACCAAAGACATAAAACCACTGCTTCAAAAACTAGCAACTGAGTTTGATGCTATTATATTCACACAGCCAGGCACTTTAATCAGCAAGTCTGACGGACAACACTTTTTAGATAATAATTTAGCTCTAATTCTGGATACTTCAGGAAATTCAGAAATTGAGAAACTTAGTGTTAGTATTGAGTCGAAATATTTTGATAAGGAACAATCTCAATTATCTGATGACCAAATCAGAAGAAAAGAAAGAAGTGAAGCATTACTGAAAGTAAGGAGCATCAAAGTTAATTTAAGTTTACCCTGCATTAATGCTGAAAGTGAAACTTTAATCAGAACACCAAAAGAAATTGCGACCAGGTTATGCGTGCTAGCCGTCACTAATTTTGTTGCAAATAATGTAATACCGGCCGATATTGCAATTGCCTATTTGCAGCAATACGATTTATGGGCACAAACCACACCTGCAGAAAAAGAATTCCTGGGTAATCCTACCGAAGCGCGGAAAAATACGGAAAGTTGGAAAAGCGAATGTATTTACACGCTGATGTGGGCCTTAGGTAAGATTGATGAACTTGATTTGCCTGGCCAACTTTGCAATTTAAATGACATCCCTGAACAAGATTATCCTGTTGGTGCGGAAAAAGACCCCAATACTTTTATCAATTCCATCTCTGAAACAAGATCTGCAGCTGAAATTCTGGACGCAAATGACCTTTACTACAGAATCGACTGGGCTTGTGTAGATGCGAGATTGGCAAACGTCCAACTTGCAGAAGCTATTTCCGGCGTAGTATATGAAAGGCATTACGCCCTAAATTGGCTAATCAGGTATGGAGAACAAGATTGGGACGATGTAAGTTGTGATACCTAG
- a CDS encoding Hsp20/alpha crystallin family protein: protein MTLVKFNPEKKNSSLLPGFNDIFESVLGDTFFNDRRLNSVPAVNISESNEAYHIELAAPGLKKEDFKVSVERDMLSISTGQHTENNNEGKTYNRREYSYASFTRAFTLPESADVDRIEAAYTDGILKLNIPKKEEAKAVSRQIEIQ from the coding sequence ATGACATTGGTTAAATTCAATCCGGAAAAAAAGAACAGTTCATTATTGCCAGGCTTTAATGACATCTTCGAATCAGTATTAGGCGATACTTTTTTTAACGACCGTCGCTTAAACAGCGTACCTGCAGTCAACATTTCCGAATCAAATGAAGCTTACCACATCGAACTGGCGGCACCTGGGTTAAAAAAAGAAGATTTCAAGGTATCCGTAGAGCGGGATATGTTGAGCATTTCTACCGGGCAGCATACCGAAAACAATAATGAGGGTAAAACCTATAACAGACGGGAATATAGCTACGCTTCATTTACCAGAGCATTTACCCTTCCGGAAAGTGCTGATGTTGATCGTATCGAGGCCGCTTATACAGATGGCATACTCAAACTTAACATTCCAAAAAAGGAAGAAGCTAAAGCAGTCTCCAGACAGATTGAGATACAATAA
- a CDS encoding NEW3 domain-containing protein — protein sequence MSLQLLPKPLRKGLFRTFLLIIFFVAAKPLYAQNQETPKGTSEFSAKLINIESAVNEPFRFSTSLHNGSASQQVYELKSELPIGWQISYRVDGSLVTSVNLAGGQTREIAIEITAPNNAATRKYLIPVKAVSSSQTLPLQLEAVVKGSYGASIGTPGGRMSEELTAGSHQDIELEVQNTGTLPLSSLSISSQLPTGWEASFSPSQIERLEGGKKATVKVTLKVPDKTIAGDYSATFTLGGNNANAQAPFRIFVKTSVLSGWIGILIIALAVAAVYVLIRKYGRR from the coding sequence ATGTCACTACAATTACTACCCAAACCCTTGCGGAAAGGCTTATTTCGCACATTTTTATTAATCATTTTTTTTGTGGCGGCCAAGCCACTTTATGCACAAAATCAGGAAACTCCGAAAGGGACATCTGAGTTTTCTGCCAAGCTGATTAACATCGAATCGGCTGTTAATGAACCGTTCCGCTTTTCCACTTCACTGCACAATGGATCAGCCAGCCAACAAGTTTACGAACTGAAGTCGGAATTGCCCATAGGATGGCAGATTAGCTACCGCGTAGATGGTAGCCTGGTAACCTCTGTTAATTTAGCAGGCGGCCAAACGCGGGAGATCGCCATCGAAATTACCGCACCCAATAACGCGGCTACCAGAAAGTACCTTATTCCTGTAAAAGCGGTATCCTCTTCACAGACGCTGCCATTACAACTGGAAGCGGTGGTTAAGGGATCTTATGGTGCCAGCATCGGTACGCCTGGCGGAAGGATGAGTGAAGAACTTACGGCTGGTTCTCATCAGGATATTGAGCTTGAGGTGCAAAATACGGGCACCCTGCCTTTATCCTCGCTGAGTATTTCTTCACAATTACCTACCGGATGGGAAGCAAGTTTTTCGCCAAGCCAGATTGAAAGACTGGAAGGTGGAAAGAAGGCGACCGTTAAAGTGACACTAAAAGTGCCGGATAAAACAATTGCCGGAGACTATAGTGCCACCTTTACCCTGGGCGGTAACAATGCCAATGCTCAGGCCCCCTTTAGAATCTTTGTTAAAACCTCTGTACTTTCCGGCTGGATTGGTATACTCATTATTGCACTGGCAGTTGCAGCAGTATATGTGCTCATCCGTAAGTACGGTCGTAGGTAG
- a CDS encoding ABC transporter ATP-binding protein, translated as MEPIIDLKDLCKSYGSHVAVDQLSLKIPHGEIFGLLGPNGAGKTTSILMMLGLTEPDSGTAIICGHNATRDPIEVKRKVGYMPDNLGFYPQLTGLENLVYMARLNGLAEKDMIENARRFMELVGLKSASDKLASSYSRGMKQRLGLAEVLIKKPELIILDEPTLGLDPSGVKEFLELIKSLQQEQGLTVLLSSHHLHHVQQVCDRVGIFVDGKLLATGDLPALSRELFGNTGVETSIDLTQIPVDPEVLKDKFSSFPEFNSLTINGVSLKFNTTEDITPKLIRRLIESGADIQAVSQKQYGLDEIYEKYFEKNTNLTPEHESA; from the coding sequence ATGGAACCAATCATAGATTTAAAGGACCTGTGCAAAAGCTACGGTTCGCATGTTGCCGTTGATCAACTCAGCCTAAAGATTCCTCATGGCGAAATATTCGGGTTGCTGGGCCCAAACGGTGCGGGTAAGACTACCAGTATACTGATGATGCTCGGCCTGACTGAACCCGATAGCGGCACGGCCATTATTTGTGGCCATAATGCCACACGAGATCCTATTGAAGTAAAACGAAAAGTGGGCTATATGCCCGATAATCTGGGCTTTTATCCACAGTTAACCGGTCTTGAAAACCTGGTATATATGGCAAGGCTTAACGGGTTGGCTGAAAAGGATATGATTGAAAATGCCCGTCGGTTCATGGAATTGGTAGGGCTGAAGTCAGCTTCAGATAAGCTAGCCTCCAGTTATTCCAGGGGTATGAAGCAAAGACTGGGACTGGCTGAAGTGCTTATCAAAAAACCGGAACTAATCATCCTGGACGAGCCTACTTTGGGATTGGATCCGAGCGGGGTAAAGGAGTTTCTTGAACTTATCAAATCTCTGCAGCAGGAACAAGGCTTAACTGTATTGCTTTCGTCGCACCACCTTCACCACGTTCAGCAGGTGTGTGACAGGGTAGGTATATTCGTGGATGGAAAGCTGCTTGCTACCGGGGATTTGCCTGCACTCTCCCGCGAGCTCTTCGGAAACACAGGTGTAGAGACCAGCATTGATCTGACTCAAATACCAGTAGATCCTGAGGTGCTAAAGGATAAATTCAGTAGTTTTCCGGAGTTTAATAGTCTGACTATTAACGGTGTGAGCCTGAAATTTAATACCACTGAAGACATCACCCCAAAACTTATTCGCAGGCTTATCGAATCAGGTGCAGACATCCAGGCTGTAAGCCAAAAACAATATGGACTGGATGAGATCTATGAGAAATATTTCGAAAAAAACACAAATTTAACCCCAGAGCATGAAAGCGCTTAG
- a CDS encoding ABC transporter permease, translated as MKALSESHYWATNKNNSKETYQLSPFKVMVRKEVSDHVRSWRFILLLALVVLTFFASLYISMSNIRATFTNTNDPDHAFFYLKLLTATDGSMPPFHVLMSFLAPLLGITMGFDAINSEQNSGSLTRLLAQPIYRDNILLAKFYSAMLIIATLFIALTLLMIGGGLFVTGVRIEPQEFLRIVAFALLTMVYVGFYLSLSIMLSVAFRHAATSALTALGIWLFFTVFYPIVVNLAIRAFLPDAANLTQSETMAYNELILSIMRIAPGQLYSDAATTMLMPSIRSLGPLSMEQLSGAIPLPLPLRESLMIVWPQLSGLLAGSIACFAGSYYLFMRREIRS; from the coding sequence ATGAAAGCGCTTAGCGAAAGCCATTATTGGGCAACAAACAAAAATAATTCAAAAGAAACTTACCAGCTCAGTCCTTTTAAGGTGATGGTGAGAAAAGAGGTGTCAGATCACGTGCGTAGCTGGCGTTTTATCCTGCTGCTTGCTTTGGTGGTGCTCACATTTTTTGCCTCATTGTACATTTCCATGTCTAACATCCGGGCAACCTTTACCAATACCAACGATCCTGATCATGCGTTTTTTTACCTCAAGCTGCTCACAGCCACAGATGGTTCTATGCCACCTTTTCATGTCCTGATGAGTTTTTTAGCACCATTGCTTGGTATCACTATGGGTTTCGATGCCATTAATTCCGAACAGAACAGTGGTTCGCTGACAAGATTGTTAGCCCAGCCTATATACCGAGACAACATCCTGCTGGCTAAATTTTACAGCGCAATGCTCATTATTGCAACGCTGTTTATTGCCCTCACCTTGCTGATGATTGGCGGGGGACTGTTTGTTACCGGGGTAAGGATTGAGCCTCAGGAGTTTCTGAGAATTGTTGCCTTTGCCTTACTCACCATGGTTTATGTCGGTTTTTATTTAAGCCTGTCTATTATGCTTTCGGTTGCTTTTCGCCACGCCGCCACCTCAGCCTTAACTGCGCTGGGCATCTGGTTGTTTTTTACGGTATTTTATCCGATTGTGGTTAATTTGGCCATCAGGGCTTTTTTACCAGATGCAGCTAATCTGACCCAAAGTGAGACTATGGCCTACAATGAATTAATTCTGAGTATCATGCGTATTGCCCCGGGGCAGTTATACAGCGATGCTGCAACGACCATGCTAATGCCATCTATCAGAAGTCTCGGGCCATTGAGTATGGAGCAGCTTTCCGGAGCCATTCCCTTGCCGCTTCCGCTACGGGAGAGCCTGATGATTGTGTGGCCGCAACTTAGCGGACTTCTGGCAGGCAGCATTGCTTGTTTTGCGGGCTCTTATTATCTTTTCATGCGTCGTGAAATCAGAAGTTAA